CGAGCGGAGCGACGAGGAAAGCGACATGAGCGGATGCATCCTGCGGCTGGAGAAGCGGGCGGGGCGCGACACGCGCCACGAACCCCGTAAAGATATGGAGACATGCGGTTGCGCGGGACATCCGGGCCCGCTTACGCTCACACCACGATGTGTGCGCTGCGCCGGACGCCCGCGGCGGGAGGTGACGACCTCGTCTCCCTCGATACGCCTCCCGCTCCCGGAGGTGCCCTCGACGTGCCCGCAGCGGCCGCCGCATCGGTCGACGCCCCGGAGTTTGCCGCGGCCCGGCGCTTCATCCTGCAGCTCGCGCGGCAGCTGCACCAGCACGGCACCCCGGCGCATCGGCTCGAGGTGACGCTGTCGGTGCTGGCGCGCCGACTGGGGGTGCAGGCGGAGTTCTTCTCCACCCCCACCAGCATCATGGTGGGCATCGGCACCCTCGAACAGCAGCGCGTGCATCTGCTGCGCGTGAATCCCGGGGAGCCCAACCTGGGGCATCTGTCGCGGCTGGGCGAGATCGTGCGTCAGGTCATGGACGGCGAGATCACCCCCGCCGAGGGGCTGCGGCGCATCGAGGTCATGGATGCCGAGCCGCCGGCGTATCCCACGTGGCTGGTGATGGTCGCGTTCGTGCTGGCGTCCACGGCCATCGCCTGTTTCCTCAAGCTGCGGGTGGGCGATGTGGCGGTGGCGGCGGCCCTGGGGCTCGTCACAGCGGTCACGGTAATCACCGCCAGCCGGTGGGAGAGCACGCGTCACGTGACCGAACCGCTCACGGCGTTCATCGTGACCACGCTGGCATTCACCGTAGATGGCCTGCTGGGCACGCGCACGGGGTACGCCACCAGTCTGGCCGGCCTCGCGATCCTGCTGCCCGGCCTCACCTTCACCGTGGCCCTCACCGAGCTGTCCACCCGGCACCTGGCATCGGGCACGGCACGCCTGAGCGGCGCCATCGTCACCTTCTTGGGGCTCGGGTTCGGGCTGGCGCTGGGGGCCAAGGCAGGGGGGGCGGCCGGGGCGCTGCTGCGCGACCTGCTCCCGGTCATGGGGGGGGCGCTGCCGCGGGCGCCGCTTCCCTGGTGGACGGAGTGGGCCGGGCTGCTGGTGGCCCCACTCGCATTTACCGTGCTCCTGAGCGCGCGACGGCAGGATGCGCCGCTCATCGTGGTGGCCTGCGCCGCCGCCTATGTGACGAGCAAGCTGGCTGGCGCGGCGGTGGGTGAAGAGCTGGGCGCGTTTCTGGGGGCCTTCGTGGTAAGTGCCGGCAGCAACATTCTGGCGCGCGTGCGGCGTCGCGTGGCCATGGTCACGCAGGTGCCGGGGCTGCTCATCCTCGTGCCGGGCAGCATCGGCTTTCGCAGCATGACCTCGCTGCTGGGCCAGGAGGTGGAGACGGGCATACAGACCGCCTTCCGCGTGGCCATCGTGGGCATTTCGCTGGCGGCCGGCATTCTGGCCGGCAATGTGGTGACGCGGGCGGCGAATCGGATTCGGCCGTAGGGTTCGGACTGAGAACCGAGAACTGTCACCAGGAACCAGCAACTCCCTGCCTGAACGAGATCTCGTTGTGGCGGGGAGTCTGAAGTTCGTAGTTGTGGTCGACAGTGCTTAGTCGGTGACCGTGGCCCGCAGCGCGCCAACCGTAGTCACGAACGCCGGCCGCGCCCACGCCAGCAGCGCCAGGGCGATGCTCATGCCGGCGACGGTGGTAATGGCGAGGCTCCAGCGCAGGGCTTGCGGGTCGCCGAAGACCCGATCGGTGAGCAGCGCCACGGCGGTGGGGCCGAGCGCGCCGCTCACGAGATTCACCACCAGCTGATAGATCGCGCTCCCCTGCCCGCGCATGCGCGGCGGCATGGCTTCGGCGATGGCAGCATTGGCCGCGCCCCACGGCATGGCGGCGAACACGTTGACCGGCACCAGGAGCACGGCCACCAGCGTGGCACTGGGCACCACGGGGTAGAGTCCGGCACACAGCAGCATGGCCAACGCCCCCAGGAGCCCCACGCGCAATGGCGCGTCGAGGTGCCCCTGCCGCGCCCACGCATCGTTGAGCCGGCCGCCCAGCATGACACCGATGGGGCCGATCGTGAAGGTGAGAACGCCCTGCAGCGTCCCCGCCTGCTGCACCGTCCAGCCGTGCGTGCGAATGAGGAAAGTGGCCAGCCAGAACCCGATGGCGTAGTTCACGCTCGCCGACGCCGCAAAACCAAACGAGAGGGCGCCAACGGTGCGGGCGTTGGCCCGCACGTAGCGCATGACCTCTCCGAAGGAGGCCACCGGCTCCGCGGCCGCGCGCGCGTCCACAGCCGAGGCGGAGCGGTCAGCAACTGCCTGGGCGGCCGCTTCGGCGCGCGGTTCGCGAATGGTGAGCGCCAGCAGCGCAATGAGCAGCCCCGGCAGCCCCACCCAGAAGAACACCGTCTGCCACGGATGAATGGCCCCCACGAGCGGCAGGGTCATGAACCCCGGGGCGTCCACGCGCCCCACCACATACGCGCCCAGCGCGTACGCCACCCCTGATCCGGCAAAGGTGCCCACCATGTACGTGCTCATGGCGGTGCCCAGCAGCTTGCGCGGAAACTGGTCGGCAATGATGGAGACCGCCGCCGGCCCGAGCGTGGCTTCCCCTACCCCCACGCCCACGCGCGCCACGAAGAGTTGCCCGAAGGTGCGCGCCATGCCGGTGGCCGCCGTCATGAGACTCCACACTGCCACGCCCAGCGCCACGATGCGCGGCCGCATGCCGCGATCGACCCAGCGGCCAATGGGGAGTCCGAGCACCGAGTAGAAGAGCACGAAGCCGAGCCCGGCGAGTAGGCTGACCTGCGTATCGGTGATGTGCAGATCACGCTTGATCGGCTCCACCAGCAGCGACAGGATCTGCCGGTCCACGAACCCCGAGACGTTGGCCAGCGTGAGCACGGCCACCGCATACCAGGCACGCGCGAGGCTGGGCGCCGCCGGGGCGGTGGCGGGGGCGGTGGTAGACGATGCGGGAGGCGGCGGCGCGGTCACCTGTCAAAGCTGATGGGCGGCTCACACAATTGCACCCGGGGATCGTACCTTTCCGCATGATCCGTGAGAACACCGTGGTGACCCGCGCCGTCGTGCCCGACGTGCCGGACGAGGGGTGGGACGATCTGCTCGACCGCGCCGTTGGCTCAGGCTCGCTGCATCCCCTGGAGGCGTCGTTCGCGCGCGGCTTGCCTGCCCCACGACGTGCCACCTTCGTGGCCGGCCGGCAGGCCCTGCGCGATGCGCTGAGCACCGTGGCGCCCGTGGTCGGCGCGACACTCGACGCGCCCATTCTGCGCACGCATCGCGGGGCTCCCGCCCTCCCGTCGGTTGTGACAGGCTCGGTGTCGCACAAGCGCACGCTCGCCATGGCGGCGGTGGCCCCGCGCGGCGGCACCCTGCAGCACATCGGGCTCGACCTCGAGCGGCGCCCGCAGGCGGACGACCTGCGGCGCCCGTCCATCGCCCGCAAGATCCTCACCGGGCGTGAATTCGAATACGTGCAGCAGTGGGGCGACGACACGCTGGTGGGGCGCGAGCACGTGCTGGTGCACTTCGCGCTCAAGGAAGCCGTCTACAAGGCCATCGACCCGTTCGTCGAGCGCTACGTGCGTTTCACCGAAGTGGAGCTCGAGATGGCCGGCGATGGTCGGCCGGAGGTGACCCTGCTGCTCCCGGAGGGCTCGGTGGCCGACGTGCGGGTCGAGGCGGGCTGGCAGCTGGACGGCGAGTGGATTGTGGCGTGGGCGGAGAGTCATCGGGAACGGCGCGTGTAACGGCCGCTGCTCCCCCTGTCCCCCCGCCTACCTCGTCCTACCTCCGCCGCGCCACGTGCCGCGCCACCCCGCCAAACAGGTACCGCCGCACGCTCACCACGTCGAAGCCCTCGTCGTGCAGCAGCGCGCTGAACGCGCGATCGCTCATGAAATGCGCAATGCTGCGCGCGATGTAACCGTACACCACCGGGTCACGATGCCACAGGTAGCCCACCAGGTCGCCGGCCACCTGCAGGTACCCCAAGAAAAGCGCGCGCCACGGCGCAAAGTCGGGGCGGTAGAAATCGAGCGTCACGAGCACGCCACCGGGGCGCAGCACGCGGGCCATTTCGCGCACCGCCCCGCGGGCATCGGGCACATTGCGCACGGCGTAGCTCGCGGTGACCACGTCCACGGACGCATCGGCCTGCGGTAGTGCCATCATGTCCCCTACCATGGGGGTCACGGCAGCCAGCACATCGGGGTCGCGCTGCGCGAGGCGTCGCTGCGCCTCGTCGATCATGCGGGGCGAGGCGTCGAGCGCGTCCACCTGTACGCCAGGCCAGAGCCGCGCCAGCGCCACGGCGAGGTCACCTGTGCCGGTGGCAAGGTCGAGCGCCTCCCGCACCGGCCGAATACGACGCGCCGACTCGCGCGCGGCGTCGAGCGCTTCGCGCTTCCACCCGCCGTCCATGCCGAAGGAGAACCAGCGCGTGAACTGGTCGTAGCGCGGCGCGATGATGTCGAACATGGGGGTCACGAACGCCTGCTTGAGCGTCGGGTCGCTCAAGTGCTCCTCGACGTCGAGTGACCGGAGCACGGCCTCCGGGGGCGGGGTATATTCCGTCATCGTCAGGAAGTGTACACCCTGATCACCCGCATGCGATGCGTCACCGCTCCGGAACCGTCCGTGTCAGTACCGTGGTGCTGCTCGTCGTGGCCTTCGCCTGTGCCGCGCTCGTGGGCCAGCGCGTGTACGCGCGCACGGCGCAGGACAAGCTCGCCACCGCCATCGTGCGCGACGCCACGGGCCAGCGCGTGGCGCTGGTGCCCAAAAGCCAACCCACCGTGGTCATGGTGAGTTCGCGCACGTGCTCCTGGTGCAAAAAAGCGCTGGCGGACTTCGGGCAGATGGCCGAGGGCCAGCCCGTGCCGGGGCTCACGCTGTTCACGCTGGAGGGGGCGGCCGACGGCGGCCCCATGCTGGAGAAGGAAGGGCTGCGCGGGGCGCGGCTCGTGGGGCCCGCCGGCTCGCGCGAAGAGGCCGAGCGGCTGTTCCGCTATCCCGGCACCCCCACCTTCATCGCGTTCGACCGCAACGGCCGTGTGGTGCACACGATTCCCGGCTATCCCATTCGGCCGGAGCTGGCCCGCCTGTTCGCGGTCATGGTGCGGGAGACGGAGCTGCCGTAACCCGCTTCCACTCCACGAACATCAGCGCCGTGAGCACCGTGATGGACACGGCGGACACGGCGCACCACGGGCAGAAGCCCTTGAGAATGATGAACTCGGCGTACTTGAGCCGCAGCGTGAAGAGAAACGCGGGAAACACCAGCAGCTGCAGCGCGCGCGCCGGCCACGCCTCGTCTTCGAACTGCGTGAGCGAGCCCACGGTGGCCACCACGAAGATGAGCGTGTAGCCCACCGCACCAATGAGCGCGACATCGACACCCAGGAACCAGCCATACCGACTCCCCTGGATGTACTCGCACCCCCCGGTCCCCCCGCAGGCCAGCGACCCGGCGAGTCCGATTTTCCACAGGTGCAGATAGGTGGCCACGAGGGCGTTGATCAGCGCCACGATGGCGATGAACTTGCGAAGACTCACGGTGGACTCGGTGCGGAGGAAATGGCGGCCGGATGCGACCCGGCTCCCGTGAATCCTAGATACCCGTACGCTTTCGGATAAGAGCACCGCGCTGTAGCTTCGCGCGCCATGACGCCCGCCCCCGCCCCACCGCCCGTTGCCTCGTCGTCGCCGCGCCAGGCGGCACTGATTGCCACCCGGGCCGTGGCGGCCCAGCGCTGGCGTGTCGCGGCGCTCCTCACCGCGGGCATGGTCCTCGTGTACTTCGGGTTCATCGCCCTCGTGGCCTTTCAGCCCGCCCGGCTCGGCGCGCTCGTGAGCGACGGGTTGTCGGTGGGCATCGTGCTGGGCGCCTGCGTCATCGTGTCGGCGTGGCTGCTCACGTGGCTGTACGTCACGTGGGCGAATCGCGTGTACGACCCGGCGCTGGCGGCGCTCAAGGCCAACCATGGCCGCGCCGATTCGGCCGCCACGGAGCCCACGTCGTGATGCAGACCACCGCAGCCGCCGCGGCCGCCCCCGCCACCACGTTCGGCACCCCCGACCCGGTGGCCATCGGCTTTTTCGCCGTCTTCATCTGCGTCACCCTGGGCATCACGTGGTGGGCGGCGCGACGTACGCAAACGGCCGAGCATTTCTATGCGGCTGGTCGCTCGGTGACCGCCGGGCAGAACGGCTTTGCCCTCGCCGGCGACTACATGAGCGCCGCCTCGTTCCTGGGGATCGCGGGGCTCGTCTCCACCAGCGGCTTCGATGGCCTCATCTATTCCACGGGATGGCTCGTGGGGTGGCCGGTGGTGCTCTTTCTCATCGCCGAACCGCTGCGCAACCTGGGGCGCTACACCTTCGCCGATGTGGTGGCAGCACGGCTGAATCCGGTGCCGGTGCGCATCAGCGCGGCGTATGGCACGCTGGCTACCATCGCGTTCTATCTCATTGCGCAGATGGTGGGGGCGGGGAGCCTCATCCGCCTGCTCTTCGGCATCCCGTACGAGTCGGCGGTGCTCATCGTGGGCGTGGCGATGATGGGGTACGTGCTCTTCGGCGGCATGCTCGCCACCACGTGGGTGCAGATCGTGAAGGCGGTGCTGCTGCTGGGCGGTGCCGCCCTGCTCGCCCTGCTGGTGCTGTCGCGCTTCGGCTTCGACCCGCGGGCCCTCTTCGCGGCCGCCGCCGCGCAACAGGGCGCGGGCGTGCTGGCTCCCGGCAAGCTGGTCTCCAACCCGCTCGATGCCATCTCCCTCGGGCTCGCGCTCATGTTCGGCACGGCGGGGCTGCCGCACATCCTCATGCGCTTCTACACCGTGCCCGATGCCGTCGCCGCCCGCAGGTCGGTGTTCATCGCCACGGGGCTCATTGGGCTGTTCTACCTCATGACGTTCATCCTCGGCTTCGGCGCCATGGTGTTGGTGGGTCCCACTGCCATCAAGAGCATCGACGCCGGCGGCAACATGGCGGCACCGATGCTGGCCGAGCTGCTCGGCGGACGCCCGTTCTTGGGCTTCATCGCCGCCGTGGCCTTTGCCACCATTCTCGCCGTGGTGGCCGGACTGGCGCTGTCGGGTGCCGCCGCCATTTCCCATGACCTCTGGTCGAGCGTGGTGCGTAAGGGACACCCGAAGCCTGGCGAGGAGCTCAAGGTGGCCCGCCTGGCCACCATCGGCCTTGCGCTCGTGGCCATGGCGCTCGGCGTGGCCTTCAAGGGGCAGAACGTGGCCTTCATGGTGGGGCTGGCGTTCGCCATCGCCGCGAGCGCCAACTTCCCGGCGCTCGTGCTGAGCGTGTTCTGGCGCCGCACCAGCACGGCCGGCGCCGCCGCCAGCATGGTGGTGGGTACCACCGCCACGCTGACGCTCATTGCGCTGTCGCCCGCCGTCCAGATGGATCTGCTGCACAAGAGCAGCGCCATGTTCCCGCTCAAGAACCCGGCGCTGGTCACCATTCCGCTGTCCTTCCTCACGGGCATACTCGTGTCGCTGCTGGCTCCGGATGCCAACGGCGATACCCGCTATACCGCCCTCGAACAGCGGCTCCTGTTGGGTGAAGACTGACCGCCACCCCTCGGCGACGACCTCACGCGGCAGATTCGTCCGAGCATGATCCGAGACGCACGCGGCAAAACGCACCCGCGCCACCCCCTCGGCAGAAATGACCGCCTCACATTTCTTGTCTGAAGTTCGGGTCCGTACGGACCGCCGGAGCAATCCGGCAAGTCTTTATTGAAAAATGTCTTACACTGAGCTTGACGGGTCAGAACTGGCGCGCGCGCCCTGCCGGTTCCGGATCTGGCACGGTCTATGCTTCACACGGACGCGCCGCGCCGGCTGAGGCTGGTGAGGCGCGGGGTCCAGGCCAACGATGGCTGCGACTCCCGCCGGACCCCGTGGACCCCTCCATGTTCGACCGAATCGCTCTGCGCAGCCTCTTCTGGGCGCTGCTCGCCCTCTCGTCGGCCCTCACCGTCCTCGCGTCGGCCGGGTGGCTCACACGACCCAGTTTCGTCGCTGTCGCGCCATACCTGTCGGCGCTGTCGCTACTCGTCGCCGTGACGGGGTGGCGCCTGCTGCACCGCGAGCTGCTGCGTCGCATGCAGCAGGATGCCGTGCTGGAACCGCGCATGCGCCGGCTGCAGGACGCCATGCAGGCCAGCGTGGATGGCATGTTCCTGCTGCGCACGGTGCGCGACAGCAGCGGGGAGATTCGCGATTTCGAGATCACCGACGCCAACGCGCGCGGTGCGGCGATGCTCTATCGGCTGCCCACCCAGGTGACAGGCGTGCGGTTGCGCCGGGACCTGGATGGGCTGGGACGCGCGCTGTTCCAACAGTATCTCGAGGCCGTCACCTTCCGCACGGCGGTGGCCGAAGAGTCGCGGGTGCACAGGCGCCACCTGAACGCCAGCTGGGTGCGGCATCAGGCCTCCCCCACCAGCGATGGCCTCGCTGTCACCCTGCAGGACATCTCGCGGCAGAAGCGGGAGGAGCTGCGCCTGCGCAAGGCGTCGCTCACCGACGACCTCACGGGCCTGCACAATCGCCGCGGCTTCATGGCGCTGGCCGAGCAGCAGCTGCGGCTCGCGCGCCGTCATGCCAAGGACTCGGTGGTGCTGTACGTGGATATGAACGGCTTCAAGGATCTCAACGACACGTTCGGTCACGCGGTGGGCGATCGCGCCCTGGTGGAAGTGGCGCGCCTGCTGCGCCGCACCGTACGCGACTGCGATGTGGTCGCACGCCTTGGTGGCGATGAGTTCACCGTCCTCGCGCTCGATGCCGACGGCCACGGCGCGCGTGTCATGCAGAAGCGCATCGAGGACCAGCTGGCGTCGCTCAATGCGCGCCGCCTGCTTCCCACCCCGCTCGCCCTGACCATCGGCTGCACGCGCGTGCGCTCAACCGACCCGGCGAACATTGGCGAGCTGCTCGCGCGTGCCGACCAGTTGCTGTACGCCCGCAAGCGTCGTCGCGCGCTCGCTGCCGCAGCCGCCACGGCCAAGCCCGCGCGTGCGCCACGTCGTACGCCGCGCACCCTCCCTACCGTCCCCATTCCGCCCGACGTCGCCGCCGTGGCCATGGCGGCCGCGCGCAGCCTGCCATCGCCGGTGGCCGTTGCCGCCAATGCCACCACCTCGGCAGCGGTCCCGGCAACCGCCCTTCCACTGGCTCTGCCGATGGAGCGCGGCGTTACCAGTCCGGCGTAACGGTGGTGGCCGGCTCGTCTTCCTGCAGCCCCTCAATGAGCCGGCGCCACCAGGGGCGCTGATCTTCGGCGCGGCGAATGGCGCGCACCACCTGACGCCACGCCGCTCGCATCTCCTGCGCGTCGGCAAAGCGGTCTTCCACGCGTTGCGCGAGCCCGCGCACAATCCACGACGCGAGTTCCTCCGGGAATTCGTCCTGCCGTAGCCGTTCCGGCAGCGTGTCGGCCAGCTGCTGCGCCAGGATGAATTCGGCCGGTCCGTCGCCAAAGGGCGGACGCCCCGTGAGCACGTAATACACGATGCTCGCCAGCGCGTAGAGATCGGTGGCCGGCCCCTGCGCCTCGCCCAGCAGCTGCTCGGGTGCCGCGAACGACGGGGTACCCGACGTACCCACCTTCTCGTCGCCCAACGCGTACGCAATGCCGAAGTCGCCGATGCGCCAGCGGCGATACCGGTCGATGAGAATGTTTTCGGGCTTGAGGTCGCGATGGATGATGCCACTCATATGGGCCGCATCCATGGCCTCCAGCACCTCATCCACCTGCGGCGCAATCTCCTCGAAGGGTCGCGCCCCACTGCGCGCCACGAGGTTGGCCACGGAGCCGCCTTCGGCGAGTTCCATGGTGTACCACACCACACCGCCGCGCCCGTCGGTGTCGTAGATGGGCACGATGGCCGCATGCGCGAGCTGGGCCGCCAAC
The DNA window shown above is from Gemmatimonas sp. and carries:
- a CDS encoding 4'-phosphopantetheinyl transferase superfamily protein → MIRENTVVTRAVVPDVPDEGWDDLLDRAVGSGSLHPLEASFARGLPAPRRATFVAGRQALRDALSTVAPVVGATLDAPILRTHRGAPALPSVVTGSVSHKRTLAMAAVAPRGGTLQHIGLDLERRPQADDLRRPSIARKILTGREFEYVQQWGDDTLVGREHVLVHFALKEAVYKAIDPFVERYVRFTEVELEMAGDGRPEVTLLLPEGSVADVRVEAGWQLDGEWIVAWAESHRERRV
- a CDS encoding MFS transporter, giving the protein MTAPPPPASSTTAPATAPAAPSLARAWYAVAVLTLANVSGFVDRQILSLLVEPIKRDLHITDTQVSLLAGLGFVLFYSVLGLPIGRWVDRGMRPRIVALGVAVWSLMTAATGMARTFGQLFVARVGVGVGEATLGPAAVSIIADQFPRKLLGTAMSTYMVGTFAGSGVAYALGAYVVGRVDAPGFMTLPLVGAIHPWQTVFFWVGLPGLLIALLALTIREPRAEAAAQAVADRSASAVDARAAAEPVASFGEVMRYVRANARTVGALSFGFAASASVNYAIGFWLATFLIRTHGWTVQQAGTLQGVLTFTIGPIGVMLGGRLNDAWARQGHLDAPLRVGLLGALAMLLCAGLYPVVPSATLVAVLLVPVNVFAAMPWGAANAAIAEAMPPRMRGQGSAIYQLVVNLVSGALGPTAVALLTDRVFGDPQALRWSLAITTVAGMSIALALLAWARPAFVTTVGALRATVTD
- a CDS encoding DUF485 domain-containing protein, with the protein product MTPAPAPPPVASSSPRQAALIATRAVAAQRWRVAALLTAGMVLVYFGFIALVAFQPARLGALVSDGLSVGIVLGACVIVSAWLLTWLYVTWANRVYDPALAALKANHGRADSAATEPTS
- a CDS encoding sodium/solute symporter (Members of the Solute:Sodium Symporter (SSS), TC 2.A.21 as described in tcdb.org, catalyze solute:Na+ symport. Known solutes for members of the family include sugars, amino acids, nucleosides, inositols, vitamins, urea or anions, depending on the system.): MQTTAAAAAAPATTFGTPDPVAIGFFAVFICVTLGITWWAARRTQTAEHFYAAGRSVTAGQNGFALAGDYMSAASFLGIAGLVSTSGFDGLIYSTGWLVGWPVVLFLIAEPLRNLGRYTFADVVAARLNPVPVRISAAYGTLATIAFYLIAQMVGAGSLIRLLFGIPYESAVLIVGVAMMGYVLFGGMLATTWVQIVKAVLLLGGAALLALLVLSRFGFDPRALFAAAAAQQGAGVLAPGKLVSNPLDAISLGLALMFGTAGLPHILMRFYTVPDAVAARRSVFIATGLIGLFYLMTFILGFGAMVLVGPTAIKSIDAGGNMAAPMLAELLGGRPFLGFIAAVAFATILAVVAGLALSGAAAISHDLWSSVVRKGHPKPGEELKVARLATIGLALVAMALGVAFKGQNVAFMVGLAFAIAASANFPALVLSVFWRRTSTAGAAASMVVGTTATLTLIALSPAVQMDLLHKSSAMFPLKNPALVTIPLSFLTGILVSLLAPDANGDTRYTALEQRLLLGED
- a CDS encoding GGDEF domain-containing protein, translating into MFDRIALRSLFWALLALSSALTVLASAGWLTRPSFVAVAPYLSALSLLVAVTGWRLLHRELLRRMQQDAVLEPRMRRLQDAMQASVDGMFLLRTVRDSSGEIRDFEITDANARGAAMLYRLPTQVTGVRLRRDLDGLGRALFQQYLEAVTFRTAVAEESRVHRRHLNASWVRHQASPTSDGLAVTLQDISRQKREELRLRKASLTDDLTGLHNRRGFMALAEQQLRLARRHAKDSVVLYVDMNGFKDLNDTFGHAVGDRALVEVARLLRRTVRDCDVVARLGGDEFTVLALDADGHGARVMQKRIEDQLASLNARRLLPTPLALTIGCTRVRSTDPANIGELLARADQLLYARKRRRALAAAAATAKPARAPRRTPRTLPTVPIPPDVAAVAMAAARSLPSPVAVAANATTSAAVPATALPLALPMERGVTSPA
- a CDS encoding ubiquinone/menaquinone biosynthesis methyltransferase, translating into MTEYTPPPEAVLRSLDVEEHLSDPTLKQAFVTPMFDIIAPRYDQFTRWFSFGMDGGWKREALDAARESARRIRPVREALDLATGTGDLAVALARLWPGVQVDALDASPRMIDEAQRRLAQRDPDVLAAVTPMVGDMMALPQADASVDVVTASYAVRNVPDARGAVREMARVLRPGGVLVTLDFYRPDFAPWRALFLGYLQVAGDLVGYLWHRDPVVYGYIARSIAHFMSDRAFSALLHDEGFDVVSVRRYLFGGVARHVARRR
- a CDS encoding vitamin K epoxide reductase family protein, with amino-acid sequence MSLRKFIAIVALINALVATYLHLWKIGLAGSLACGGTGGCEYIQGSRYGWFLGVDVALIGAVGYTLIFVVATVGSLTQFEDEAWPARALQLLVFPAFLFTLRLKYAEFIILKGFCPWCAVSAVSITVLTALMFVEWKRVTAAPSPAP
- a CDS encoding threonine/serine exporter family protein encodes the protein MPAAAAASVDAPEFAAARRFILQLARQLHQHGTPAHRLEVTLSVLARRLGVQAEFFSTPTSIMVGIGTLEQQRVHLLRVNPGEPNLGHLSRLGEIVRQVMDGEITPAEGLRRIEVMDAEPPAYPTWLVMVAFVLASTAIACFLKLRVGDVAVAAALGLVTAVTVITASRWESTRHVTEPLTAFIVTTLAFTVDGLLGTRTGYATSLAGLAILLPGLTFTVALTELSTRHLASGTARLSGAIVTFLGLGFGLALGAKAGGAAGALLRDLLPVMGGALPRAPLPWWTEWAGLLVAPLAFTVLLSARRQDAPLIVVACAAAYVTSKLAGAAVGEELGAFLGAFVVSAGSNILARVRRRVAMVTQVPGLLILVPGSIGFRSMTSLLGQEVETGIQTAFRVAIVGISLAAGILAGNVVTRAANRIRP